The genomic region tcagccctcccttctgtcaccccactcccctcccatccccttttcccttcctttcttgtagggcaagataaatttctacaccctattgcctgtgtatcttatttcctagttgcatgcaaaaactattttttgtttttgaacattttgtttttgattacctcctcctcgattcaattaatttttaatctatttttctacTGTCCTTTATTGAACAtagttttattgcattatgatctgaaaagggtgcatgtaatatttctgcatttctacatttggttgtgaggttatTATGCCCTGATACATTGTCCAAACTTGTGTAGGTACTCTTTAacactgagaaaaaggcatattcttttctatccccattcagttatctgttagttttgttatttatacggtcaattatgctgatagtttttgtAATATTGAACTGGCCTTGGTattactggtataaatcccacctgatcgTAGTACATGATCTTTGTGAcgtattgctgtaatctccttactagtattttattaaaaaatttttgcatcaatattcattagagaaattgtctatagttttctttttctgttttaggtcttcctggtttaggtattaactatttgtgtcataaaaagaatttggtaggactcctttgtttttttttttcttcaaatagtttatatagtattggaattatttgttctttaaatgtttgtaagAATTCAGTTGTGAATTGATCtgttcctggggattttttctttggaagtcccttgatggcttgttcaatttctgtttcctcttctgttaatctgggcagtttgcattttatatttttgcaaatattcatccatttcacttagattgttaggtTTATTGCCATACAGTTGGGTGAAggaactcctaataattgctttaaattcatcttcattggtggcaaactcacccttttcaattttgatactggtaatttagttttcttctttctttttttgaatcaaattaaccagtgattttcctattttgttcttttttctccttaaaaacaGCTACTAGTTTTAtatattagttcaatggtttcctcactttctattttattgatttctcctttgattttcaggatttccaatttggtgtttaattggagattttaaaatttgttctttttctagttttttagttgtatgcaaTTTATTAATCTGCTCTTTACTTTTATGTGTTTTattcaaaatgataaaaatagtctcatttaaaaaattgttgtgtTAAAGTAGTTGAGTTTTGGTTTGGGATCATTGTTAATGGTAGATATATGTTTTTTTGCAAATATCTGTGTTAATGTCAGTTATGTGGGTTTGAGAAATAGGAGAAAACACATGGTGCCATGAAGTAGCAGTCTGGTCATCTACAGTCAATTGAACATTTTGTTCACAGCTatttgatgatatttttaaaaataattatgaaactcCTTTAAGGTAAATGAGGCTGgataaaaaccaaaaatcaaCATCTagcatgttatagatgaggaaggacaTCTGTGAAAGCTGTCtacttgctttttttcctcttttagttTCATGACCTAGATCCCAACATCGCTGAGTTCTTTTTGCAAGAAGAAAGGCTAACCCAGATGAAAACTGAATATGAACGGCGGTGCAGAGTAAGTGTTAGAAGaattccttttctgtttccttgaagcataataattatttgaaaaaccatgcaaattgtattttaaatgtaCCCTAATTTAGAGAACCTGTGCTGAATGGAGCTTCAAGTTACTAGGGCTTGCTAGAAGGTATATATTATTTACCATATTATGTTAcgttatattatttattatataccttatattattattattattatattattttattatactatattcaAGGAAGGAATCACCACATTGTTGTCTTGCCCTCAAGAACCAGAGTTTTTCTCTTTATGGCTTATTGTTGTTGAATTTATCTCCCATTTATCTCCCATTTTattttgagactttttttttctcagattttACAGGACCAAGTAGATGAACTCCAGTCTGAGCTGGAGGAATATCGTGCTCAAGGCAAAGTGTTTAAACTTCCTTTCAAGAAGTCTCTTTCTCAGGAGCTTGATGTTAGACATCACAGTACAGACCTTGACCAAGGTATACACACCCAAGCCTAAAACTTTTGAAACATTCCTTTGTTGAGACCTCAGTGTCTTTGACTCAAATCTACtaacatgtaaaaatgatttgttGTCATTATTTTACTAAACTATTCAGCTATgtttgggaaggaggaggagggattttTTTgagagagttttcattttgttctttgaaGTCTTAATCACTGAAGAGACTACCCTAAAAACTACAACTGATCTAGGAATTTGTGGAATGAGCAGATATAAAGaatatctttttgttttaatagCTGGCTGATATTATGCATAGCCCTTTATTACTTAGACTTAGATGCTCAATTACTGTTGGATTTCTCCATGTATATTCCAAGAGAATGCTTAGAACCCTGAGTCTTTTCTGCATCTCTACTATGTTGTTTCTTGATGGCCTTGAAGATGAAGTGAATATGTAGGTGAAAGTCAGCAACCTAAGGCATATGGTACAGTTTTAATGGCAAGAATGTTCCTAGAAAATTTGGAGTTTGCAAAGTTGGTTTTTTGTTATGTTTCCAGATCTACTAGAAGCACTTATCTAttaatcctttctctttctcccagcattttttttccctctgacaaGCCCTTGCTCAGTTGTATCTCCTTTGATGTATCCTTACTTTTAGCTGATTCTTAGACAATTACTGATAATATTGCAACTAAAGTTAGCTCTGTGGatgccccttccccttcccttagtAAGGCATTCATATTTTGAAAAGAGATTCTTAGAGATAGAAAATATTTTGGTGAAATGGCAAGAAGGCTAGGGGAAGGAGGGTAGATACTTCAAAACCTTAGAGCTGCCAGCCAGTAAGGTTTTCCCCAAATATGGCAGAGAAAGACCTTACCCTGATACTCCACCCTTTTTAGCCATTAATTTCCCTCACTGTCAAGGCCTGGATTTGGGGGAAGaagtggtccataggctttaccagattgaGAAAGGTGTCTATGATCTTAAAAAGATGAAGAAGTCCTGATCTAGATAATACCTAGAGTTCATtatttgaaaactgtttgttGATATGTTAACTCCTTTTGTGGCAGTCAAATATGTAGAGTAAACCATAGTGGATCTCaggaattatatatacatacacacacacacacacacacacacacacacacacacatatacctatacatacattcatacatacatatacatatattttatatatatttatatatctgtatatatgtattctgGATCATCTAGAGTTCTATGTACACATCTTTCCTCCCTTGACTATATGTCTGCCAAATGGCTTATCATTTTAGGAGGGTTGAAGTTGTTGCTACTAACCTCTTTCAATCTCCCTTCCCTGCTCAAGAGAATAAAAACTTAGTGTATTACCCCGTGTTAAAGGACAAATTCACCAAAATATTCACTAGATGGGAACTTCTTTGTCTATAGTACGTTCTGTATATAGTTATTTTCTAAACTCCCTGAAGTATCATAGACTGAGATAAATTTCTTGGGTTAAATGTCTTATCTCAGATATCAGAGTTATACTTTATTGGGGGGAAAACATGTAAAAAGCAGCAAAATCTAGTGTAAATGGGCTAATTTGTATTTTAGGATTTGGTTCTGAAAACTGTAATCCATTGAATATGAGCATAGAAGCAGAACTGATTATTGAACAACTGAAAGAACAGCATCATAGGGATATGAAATGTTTAACACTGGAACTTAAGGATAAAGTAAGTAGTTACTATTAAACTTCAAAAGCATCTTCTAAAAATGTAAGTAGTTTTTCTATTCAGTCAAAATATACATCTTTGAACTTCAACAGGTCTTTATGTATGAGTTTCTCAAAAACTCTTTTCATAAAGTCTTCTTTGTCTGAGAAACATTTCCTCAGTTAGATTGCCAGTGGATTGAGTCcgaggcttggagtcaggaaaacctgagttcaaatacatctGCAGATATACTTCCTGACTAACTCACTTAAGCTTTGTCTGCCtaagtttcttcagctgtaaaatggctAAAATAATTATACTTACTTCATAcagttgttgggaagatcaaattagTATTAAACAAAACACCTAGCATAGTACCAggaacatagtagtcacttaataaatacttattacatTCCTTTGTCTTCAATTGATGAAGagcttgttttattttacttaaacTTAACTCCCAAAAGTTAGCTCTAGATTATGTTCGACACTTATGAAATTATTTCCAACTGATGTTTTTGGTTCCTTAATATCTAGACCCACCTCtaaattacatttaaaagaaaagacaaaaaacccaTCAACAACTTAGGAATCACTTATGTCATGTAATTtgcaattatatatgtatatatgtatgtataaacgtgtgtgtgtgtgtgtgtatgtgtttgtgttatGTATGTTTCCAGGACAGTAAGTTGTAGATAAATTGCCAGTCTGTGAAGAGAATTTTAtgccagtaaaatcacagatcccaATAAAAAAGATTGCATTAGGAGGGAAGGATGCTTTTCAAAGTTTAAAGGAAAGCATTCATTTCAAATTTCAAAGTGTCCTTACAGAATTTTTCAAGGTCCAGGAGAGTTAACTTCAGCACCACTTTACAAtggaatgaaaacaacaaaactcACAGGCACTTCAGTTTTGACTCATAATGCTTTGTGAGACTAAAATTATGACTTTCTAGGAAATAGGGACTACCAAGGGAAACAGAGTTGTGCCCTGGCATCTTGATATGTGTCctagcagctaagtggcacagtagctagagtgccaagcctggagtcaggaagattcatctccttcagttcaaatctggcctcagacacttactggctatgtcacttaaccctgtttgcctcaatttcctaatctataaaatgagctggggaaggaaatggaaaactactcctgatgtctttgccaagaaaacctcaaatggggtcacaaagagtcagatatgattgaaaatgactgaacaaaatcttGATATGACCAGTGGTGGGTTAATTTTGTCCTTTTTAGTACTTTGATTTTTATTTGCGCAATTTAAAATATAGTCTATGTGAAGATACACCAAATTAAAGAATAAGCTTCTTCAAGACAATCACTCAAACACAGTGCAGCATATTGAAGAAGAAACATGACAAAGTTCAGGAAGCAGTGTTTCTACACCACTTTTAGTCTGGTTAAGATtcctacacatgcacacacaaacacagacacacacccaaAGCACATCCTCAGCAGGatgattaaaaatacaaaatgaaattttagtttgatttatatttttagaCTAATTTTCTCTATTTCAGAAGCAACATGAAAACTTAATTGGGTACACACTTATAAGTGTTGATTCTGGTTATATATTTTCTGTTTTACCAGGGCTATGCCTTGAAAAAAACTGGGCCAAATCTAGATAAATTAAGATGAGATGGGAAGAGCAAGTAAAAATCttatgaaaagattaaaaaagattcTTTACACAGAAACTACCTCAGGGTCTAGATACTAGGTGACATCCAGTGTATCTGTTACTATGACATAATACGATCATCTGGTGGATAGCTGACTTTGGTAGATTATGTTCCTGAGATTCCAttgtatatatactcatatagtAAAAATCTTGAGGTCTCTGGAGGAAACGTCTTGAAGGAGACAACTATCatcattttgttcttttatttggtTTTGGAATTAAATGACTTATGTTATCTCTGCTATAGATGCTCAATTATGAAAAGCAGCTAGATGAAACCAAGGTCAACTgtgaaaaagagcaagaaaatgtgaaacaaaaGTACAAGAATGAGATACATACCTTGGAAAAACAAATAAGTGCTCTTAAAAGTGAAAATGCACAACTACAGAAACAGACAGCTATTCTGAAGAAAGAACAACAAGAAACAGACTGTAGATATGTGATTGAGAAAAATGAATTACAAGTGAAGCTTAATGAAGAAAAGGCTCATCTGCAGGAGAAGCTGAAGCTAGAACATGAAGTAGCTCTCAAGAATAGACTACAGCAGGTAGAGGAAAGCTttaacagagagagggagggtctCATTCAAAATGTTACCTGGGCTGAAGAGAAGATGAGAGACTTAGTTAAggcaaaagaagaagagaaatgtaAACTGGAAGAGTTTTACCAGGAGCAGCTAAAAAGCCTAATGGAGAAACATACTCTTGAGAAAGAAGAGCTACAAAGGAAACTACTAGAAAAGCTACAAAACAAACTGCAGGAGGAAAGGTAAGAAACCAAAGATAAGTGGAGTAAGAGTTAAATGTGATTGTCTCTTCATGACACCAAAAATACTCATTCAGTTCAGCAAACTCAGTAACAGTTTAGTCTACtggaaattttccattttctaaagACTAATTTTGACATTATGTTGCAGACACAGTCCTAGTTTTAGATTGTTGACTGTTAATGTAAGTGaaaatgagtttttgtttttttaacaaggCTTGGAGGCAACACACACATGATACAGCACATTTAGAATGATGTAAGATCAAGCCTAGCACAATTTTGGCCTGTTATTTCAAAGACCCCTTTCCATTCAGAAATATGTTCATAATTATTCTACAACTAGGGTTAATGTTAAGTTTAGCACAAAGAAGCTCTCTCGGTAGCTTGATCTCACACTTCCTGTTCATTTTAGCTTTTTCTAGTTCAGTTTCACATGTATAAGTAGAAATGCTGTTATACGACTTTGTTTAGAGTGCACTAATATTTCACAAATTgaactataaaataatatttgaattcCATGCTTGATCTTATGCTatttcacaaaacaaaacaactaaacTCATTCCTGAATATTTGTGGATAATCATTAATATTCTGAAATTAATTAAAGAATTAGTCTCATTTAAGGTTGACAGATTATATATAGCCTAACCAATATGGGAGTTATGTTAATATGCATTTGTATACTTAATACCATTAATAGTCTTAAGTTCAAATTTTAAACTCCTTATCCTCATGGCATGCCATTCAGAATTGTATTCTCATGGGGGGTGGGGTAAGTCATTTTTCCATaggaaaaatagttttaaaaaacttttatgaGGCCTTTATGAcaggttttttttctgtattcagactcaaacttcatttactttttttctcataaaaaccTGGCTAATTGTTTTTAGCAAGTCTGCAAAACCAAATATCTTCTTCACAGTATCTATCATATAGGGATAAGGCTGGGGTTGGGGAAAAATGTTTCTATTTGTTTTATGACTTGGCAGCAATTTTAGTAATGCTGTCTGTTAACTGCATTtaggaataaaatggaaattgagtgTAATAGAAGAAACTCTCAGATAGAAGCCCATTTTCTGAATGAGTGCCAAAAAGTCCCAAGCAAATATGAAGATTCCCTAATAAACCTGAAAGATTCCTATCAGCAAGAGCTGAAGGACTTAAAAGAACAGCAACATGAGGAAAAATCTAAGTGggaatctgaaaaggatgaactCATCCAGGAGTATGCTGAAGCACAAGAACAACTTAAACAGACATTGAAACATGAGAAAGCAAAATTTCTTGCTTTGACAAAACAGCAAGAGATATTagagaaaaaatatgaagaacaTTTAATCAGCTTAGTATCTGAGAAACAGCAGCTGCAAAAACACCTAGAGGAGCTAAGGAATGTATCTGAAAGCCAACAAAACCAATTGTCCGAGCAAATATTTGAGCTCAAGAATAGTCATgagaaagaatttaaagatagagagcatttcgTGTCTCAGGTAGATAATACAGGGAAATTAGATAGACAGAAACTTGAAGAGCAAGAGATTAAGTGTGAATGTGAAAAGGAAGACATAGCTTCTCAATTTCTCGCAATGGAGGACTTCAACAAAAAAATTTGTAAGAaagcagacagagagaaagtTGAGCTAAGATTACAAATTTCTAGACTCCAGAATAAGATAAAGGAATTGCAGCATGGAATACCTACCAAGCCTCAGAATAGTAGCCAAGTTGCAACAAATGAAAATGCAGACATGGCTAGTGAGATGTCACTGCTTCAGCAAGGTACAGAACTTTTGGAAGAAAATGGtgatattcttataaatctgcAACAGGCCCATGAGAAGGTTGTGAAGGAAAATGTCAAAATGGCTGCTGAAATCATCAGATTACATCAGAGACTACAAAAATTAGATTCAGGTTCAGAGCCATTAGCTTCTGTAGAGGAATCAAATGACTTAATAAGAACTTCCCTGGAACAAACAGAGATACTTTCATcacaaaacagaataaaacaagtAGAAGGCATTATTACCCATATTCTGTGTGAATCACCAGATGACAGTGTTCAAGAAGTGGAAAGGATAGAAATAAGTTCCTTTCAGACACTAGAAACTAAAATGCAGGAGTCGTTAGGATCATTAGAGAGGTTTTCTGAATTTGAGAATAATGAAGTAACAAGTACTGAGAGTTTGGACCTAAAGaataagtttcttcatcttcagGGTAGATTGAAGGTCTTACAAACAGAGTGCGACCAAACTTCTGAAAATAAGCAGGATTTAATTTTTGATGTTTCtaaactaaaagagaaaataaaagtacTTGAGAGTAATCCTGAGGCTATTGCCAAATATAGGATGTTATATGAGAATGCCAATAGGGAAAATTACTCTCTTcaggaagaactcaaaaaggtggaaacacaatataataaagaaatggaaaataacagAGATCTCACTTCAGAAGTTTTCAGGTTACGGGCTGAGCTGAAGAAAGTTGAGACAGTAACTGAAGCATTCCTCAGGATTAAACAGAGGTATGATGAAGTTAAAGTTGAAAATGAAGACTTGAAGACTCTAGTTTTGAGACCTGGAGAAAAGACTGGGAAACTCCAAGAAAGGTCAGTGGAACAGTGTGAGTGTTTTTCATTGAGCCAAGTTGGTTTAGACACCCAAGAACTAAAAGCTGAAAAAAAGATACTAGGACAAAATAAAAAGCTGGAACAATGGGGTGAAAAATTTGTGAATTTGAAGTCTGTTTTCAAAGAATGTAATCAAGAAAACGTGACCTGTGAGCAGGAAGACAAATGGGtcttagaaaaaacaaaagtatCTGAAGATTTCTGGCTTCAGGGAAAGATGAACTCTGAAGAAAAGTCAACTGGACAGACCAAGCTTAAAACATTTGAGGAAGATGCTGTATTCTCAGACCTTCAAGGGAAATATCACCATAATGACACAAGAATAACAGAATTAGAATCGGAGAAAAACAAGTTACAGGAGCTGACTAGGCAATTAAGAGAGAAAGTGACTAATTTAGTTAAGCAAAAACATCTACCTTCTcatggagaaaaagaggaggaattcAAGTCAATGATGTATGACTTGCAAAGCACATGCAGTGAGATGCAGCAAAAAGTTGAACTGCTGAGGTAATGTATGcctataattttttgtttttggaaccTGGCTCTAACTCCTCTAACCACTGCTGCTTCTTGTGCTTAGGTAAACTAATCTCTTAATCTTTGAGAAGCCAGAGTAGTATTGTTGATTCCATCTACTTCTGTATTAGCAAGTAGAGTAACCTGTCCTAGAAGAAAATCTCTTGATTCCAATTCCTCTTTAGTATAGCAAATTATTCTAATATgagatgtaaaaaataaaagcttttttttttcctatttaattatCTGCATCTAAACAGGCATGAAATTACAGTAAAACAGCTCCCAAGTAGCATACCATCAGGCACTATATTTGGTTTTAAGGTTTTTTGCCAAGAATGTTAAAAACATGAAATATGTTTTAGAATAGCCTTTGTTGTCACAAATAAGACTTCTTAACACTAATCTAGGATGAATGCATTCTTCTTGTTTTTTAGCTTTGCGATCATTTTGCTTTCAATAAAATAagcattaggaaatattttcttttaccaaAGAAATCTTAACCTTAGCTTGGGTAGAGGAAGGACTATCAATATCTAGAAATACATTCTCCTATGTATCatgagagaataaatacaaatgtaaaaCTAAATTGAACCACTACCCATTTAGATTATATGGAATAAAGCTTCATGGTAACTGTCTTATAGcaaattgttttccttaaaattgttttttggggttattttttaaagatgaatccTAGTCCAATTTTGAATGTAAAGtttcatcttcccttcccttgccatTATATTATGAGATattctcattctccctccccctcatctCTCTTTCTGACATTGAATTAACTTTGGGATTTGGACAACATAGTTCTAAAATTTTTGCCATGGGTCATCTTCTATATCACTATAGTCTACAGTTAAAACAAACACAAGTTGCTTATATTTTGCAGGGAAGAGAGGGGTTGAGACACACAAAAGCTGAGCCCTTAGGGCTCATATTAGTCAGTGGCAAAACTAGGTTTAATTTCCATTTCAGCCCTATGTTTCAGTTTTTCTCAGCCTACTTTTTCCTAGTGTGTTTTTCAATAGTGCTTTTGGTTCCTGATGAAGTCAGTATGTTAGCACCCTATTGCCAAATAAAGTAATGCAAATTTGTCTTTTCATTGGCTTTAGAGGGCATTTACCTTTTTGGAGGtctctaaaaatgttttttttttaaaataccagatTATTgccttattttaattctatttttatctcTGCACTTTAGACAGGAGTCTGAAAAGTGTCAAGAAGAAAACTCTATTTTAAGGAAGGAAATCACCACTTTAAATGAAGAAGGTAGCATTTCTTACCTAAAATTAAGGGAATTAAGGGGATCTCAAGAAGAAATATGGTAAGAATATGAGTATTTTCTGTATACTCATACTTAACCAAACATTTTAGGAGTCATTACAAGAACTAAAATTTACtggaattttaaaacataaaatttaagTTATCTTTCCAATGtcactttaggaaaaaaatagagactgtaagaaaggaaaaaattgcTATACAGAAGATggttgaaaactttaaaaagcaggtaaatgaattttgatattctccaatttcaatttttcttgactttgaaaatttctgtttctgttagaAATGATCACATTTAAGTAGCCCCAGATGATTTTTCTTTGGATTGACACTGGAATTCAAAATCAGAGGACAGACTAATGGGAACTCCAGGAGAAATATCCTATGTTGTCTTCTGTCCTCTTCAGTCCATAAAAGATCTTTAGACATTGAGTAGTTAATGAACATTTACGGATGATGAAAACTTGACACTGGAGGGTCCAAATATGTGAAAGAGAATACTTTGTTACTTCAAGTTGTCCATCTTGTTTAAAAGCAGATTACTAGAGAAGACAGAACTCAATAAAACCAACTGCAAAATCAATTACATGCCATTACCCAGAATCAAgatttaatgaaagagaaaaccCCACCTCATGATTCTCATAATGCTTAGCTGTAATGGAAAAAACTTTTGAGAGACTATGTATAAAGGGTTGGTGGGGTAAGTGGCAGAAAGATCCAAGTTACTATACCTATTCTTTAGGAGAAATGGACAAAGAAGCTTCAAATaactcaatttccattttaactAGGTTTcagaattaaaaaccaaaaatcaGCACTTGGATTTGAAAAATGCAAATGTTATCCAAAAGAACACCCAAAATGAAGCAGACATTCGGTATCTTCAACATTTAGCACAAATCCTAtgtcagaaagaaaaagagataggaaATTCTACAttagaagaatggggaaaacagAGTTCGAGGCTGAAAGAGGAGCTAGATAACTGCAAAGCAAAGGTATGATCTGTGGTAACTATGAGTTTTTTAATTTCAGTTCATTCTTGAAGATGTCATAAGGTAAGCTCTTAAATCTCAAGTTTGTCTTGTGCATGAAGGGACTTTTAATGTTTTCATATAAAAGATGAAAGGTATACTTTTCAAAGATGATTCAAGAAGCTGGATATGGGATAATGTTTGGGAAGACCATAAGAACTAAAGCTGGAATCAATCAGTTAACATTATTATATGCTTATTACTGAGCTTTTTTTATGTACTAGGTGCTATGATAAGTCCCAGGGATACAAATATTAAAGTGAGAACTTTGCCTTAAGGACCTTGCATTGTAACAGGGATATTCAACTTATTCTCACTTAAATAAATAGAGaatatggttgttgtccttcattcttgaagaggaccaaaaaagAGCATCACTCTGTTGGGGGCAAGGTACAATGTATTCAACTGTGACTGATTAGACCCATACCaattcagaatgctctaccatagtTCAGACACaagtagtccatatgaacatttggagtaaagatgtctctaaatttgcacatctcacattacTTTTGAGCCACagcaattcttctttgctcatagagcataacACCTTCCTTGATGCGGTCATGTTATACTGGGAGGTCCTGTGCCATTGTCTCCTGTGTCtcacagtcaattccaaagttcttcagagaaaccttgaaagtgtGCTTGTATCAttttttctgacctccatgtgagtacttgccttgtgtgaattctttgtagtcttttaggcaaatatacatttggcattcaaacaatgtggcccgCCCACCTGAGTTGTGCtctctgtagtagagtttgaatgcttggcagttcaatTCAAGAAAGATcttcagtgtccagtaccttatcttgccaggtgatctttgagacagttcaaatggaagtgattcaatttcctggcatggtgttggtatacaggtatacaacaatgagTTCAGCACAATGAttttgtagaccttcagtttggtagacagtctaatacttcttctctcccacattttcctttcgaacctcccaaacactgagctagttctagCACTGCATGCATCAACcttatcatctatgtgtacattcctggaaagtatgCTGCCAGGGTAAGTAAACTTACccacagcattcagaatttctccTTTTGCTGTAATGAATGTTTCCATGTGTGGTTAgtatggtgctggctggtggagcacctgtgttttcttggtgttaattgttgggCCAAAATTAGTATAAGTAGTGGAGAACTGATCCATGCTGTGCAGCGTCTCAGCATCAGAGGCTGCTTCCAGTTGCACAATCATCTGTAGACAAAAGGCACACACCAGTTCTCCTTCCACTTTATTCTTgggtttgtagccttttcaagttaaataatttacagtCAGTGTGCTAGCTGATCTTGCTGTCTTCATTGAGGGGGTCCAACAACATTGCTAAAAACGTCATGCTAAAAAAGATGGGAACAAGCACACAGTTCTTCTTTACcctattggtgactgggaaagcacaagagcattgtccattatccataGTTCAAGCATACTGTCATGAAAGTAATGTTCTGTACTGATACACTTCTC from Trichosurus vulpecula isolate mTriVul1 chromosome 8, mTriVul1.pri, whole genome shotgun sequence harbors:
- the NIN gene encoding ninein isoform X2 is translated as MDEAEQDQHEARLKEMFNSFDATGTGSLGQEELIDLCQLLNLEEVTPALQQTLFWDNLLGRVYFDQFKEALILVLSRTLSFEEHLEEPDFLPEVQPKYIKDGKCYGRRSLPEFQKPLGKCAEVRVLESLNEEAQSSLTTASDYNEYHKTQHSEEYEAEGQLRFWNSDDLNASQRGSSPTQDWIDDKLHEVCEDLGMTQDGHLNKKKLISICEYHGLKNVNKEVFEDIFHDLKPDGTMNMKDFFYSLFKNGKPLTTSASTPYRQVKRHLSMPSFDESGRRTITSSAITSSITFRLFSCLDDGMGYGSVEQILDIWNEEGIENGQEILKALDFSLDGSINLMELTLALENELLITKNGMHQAVLASFKTEIRHLLEQIDQVAREKEKLQSDIEKAEKLKSLLASEVDDHHAAIERQYEYNLRKLEEVYKEKITSFKNDNQKEREQILQQAGKQHLELEQEIEKVKTEENYIRDRLTFSLKFHDLDPNIAEFFLQEERLTQMKTEYERRCRILQDQVDELQSELEEYRAQGKVFKLPFKKSLSQELDVRHHSTDLDQGFGSENCNPLNMSIEAELIIEQLKEQHHRDMKCLTLELKDKMLNYEKQLDETKVNCEKEQENVKQKYKNEIHTLEKQISALKSENAQLQKQTAILKKEQQETDCRYVIEKNELQVKLNEEKAHLQEKLKLEHEVALKNRLQQVEESFNREREGLIQNVTWAEEKMRDLVKAKEEEKCKLEEFYQEQLKSLMEKHTLEKEELQRKLLEKLQNKLQEERNKMEIECNRRNSQIEAHFLNECQKVPSKYEDSLINLKDSYQQELKDLKEQQHEEKSKWESEKDELIQEYAEAQEQLKQTLKHEKAKFLALTKQQEILEKKYEEHLISLVSEKQQLQKHLEELRNVSESQQNQLSEQIFELKNSHEKEFKDREHFVSQVDNTGKLDRQKLEEQEIKCECEKEDIASQFLAMEDFNKKICKKADREKVELRLQISRLQNKIKELQHGIPTKPQNSSQVATNENADMASEMSLLQQGTELLEENGDILINLQQAHEKVVKENVKMAAEIIRLHQRLQKLDSGSEPLASVEESNDLIRTSLEQTEILSSQNRIKQVEGIITHILCESPDDSVQEVERIEISSFQTLETKMQESLGSLERFSEFENNEVTSTESLDLKNKFLHLQGRLKVLQTECDQTSENKQDLIFDVSKLKEKIKVLESNPEAIAKYRMLYENANRENYSLQEELKKVETQYNKEMENNRDLTSEVFRLRAELKKVETVTEAFLRIKQRYDEVKVENEDLKTLVLRPGEKTGKLQERSVEQCECFSLSQVGLDTQELKAEKKILGQNKKLEQWGEKFVNLKSVFKECNQENVTCEQEDKWVLEKTKVSEDFWLQGKMNSEEKSTGQTKLKTFEEDAVFSDLQGKYHHNDTRITELESEKNKLQELTRQLREKVTNLVKQKHLPSHGEKEEEFKSMMYDLQSTCSEMQQKVELLRQESEKCQEENSILRKEITTLNEEGSISYLKLRELRGSQEEIWKKIETVRKEKIAIQKMVENFKKQVSELKTKNQHLDLKNANVIQKNTQNEADIRYLQHLAQILCQKEKEIGNSTLEEWGKQSSRLKEELDNCKAKSAKLSFLESKIATMKLEQKSWEDQNETLKSQLAASQEKVQNLDDCLQNANIQISQMNSDLQVTQQKNEALKQEVMSLQKQLKNVNGKNWLPERAICPSGLQDQLSWHKLDHPINQELELLMEENARLQIVVQNSTTEFMYSQEKVSQMNKLEEELETIHLENQSLKNKQVKVDEEMMEGSQKQLVIAMEERMLEVERKLKLVKRLLQEKVNQLKQQLCKNTKSDAVMKDLYVENNHLLKTLEITEQRQKTAEKKNYLLEEKIASLSNIIRNLTPAPVISAPPLSS